GCTTTTTTTCTGCGTGAGAAAACAGATGATGTTGAAAAATCGCTCTCAGCTTTTGTCAAATTACTGCATCTGACAGATGGAGAACAAGAACGCATTCGGCGTTTTTTGAAGAGTCGGAAAAAGTTTTTACCCGTTCTTCTAAAAGAGAATCTAACTTGGGAACAGGTTGCAAAGATTCAATTTGCCATGCCTCATTTGCCAGGCATCTTTATTGATGTGGGTGAAATCAGAAGCTACCCATACAAGGGGCTTCTGGCTCACTTGCTTGGTTATGTGGGCTCGATCTCTCCTGAAGAGCAAAAAAAGAATCCAGATCCAATCTACACAATCCCTGGGATGAAGATTGGTCGTTCAGGGATTGAATCAGCCTTTGATAATCAACTTCGAGGCACGCCAGGGGCGAAACAGTTAGAAGTGAATGCACTTGGCAGAGTTGTGCGTGAACTTGCTCACGATCCAGGTAAAATTGGAAAAAAAGTACAGTTGACAATTCATTTGGGCCTCCAGCAGCGTATTGGTGAGTTGCTCCAAGAGCATCAGAGCGGTAGTTGTGTGGTGATGGATGCCCAAACAGGAGCTGTTTATGGATGCGTCTCTCATCCTGGATATGATCCCAATCTTTTTGTGGGCGGGATATCAGATACTAGCTGGAAACAGTTTTTGGAAGATCCAGCAAGGCCTCTCACCAATAAAGTGATCGCAGGTCAATATGCACCAGGCTCAATTTTTAAAATGACAATTGCTTTGGCGGCTCTTGAACATAATGCTGTTAACAAAAACCATCAGGTTTTTTGTAAGGGGTATATTGATTATGGAAACCACCGCTTTCACTGTGTTCATAAGCATGGGTGTGGAACAGTCAATTTTCATCGAGCCATTCAAAAATCGTGTGACTCCTTTTTCTATGATTTAGGAGGGCGACTCTCAATCGATCAAATCGCTAAGACAGCGAGAATGCTGGGCTATGGCCAAAAGTATGACTTAGGGCTTACAGGTGAGAGTCCGGGTCTGATTCCAGATAAGGCCTGGAAGATCAAAAAACATGGAGTCCCTTGGGTAGGTGGCGATACGATTAATGCATCGATCGGACAGGGTTATATCCTGGTGACACCATTGCAGATAGCTGTGATGACAGCCCGATTTGCAAATGGCGGCAAGGCTGTCACACCTTACTTTGTGCGTCAAGTTGATAATGAGTTAGTTCATCCCGTAAAATTTCCAGAGTTAGACTTTAACCCTGAAAATATTGATATTATTGTTGATGGCATGAAAGCTGTTGTGCAGCCTGATGGTACAGGGAAGCACGCTTTTATCGAAGATCCTTCGTTTCAAATGGGCGGGAAAACAGCAACAACACAGGTAAAGCGTATTTCAATGGAAGATCGTGAAAAAGGTCTTGTGGGGAACGAACATAGGCCATGGCATCATCGAGATCATGCCATGTTTACTTGTTTTGGCCCAACGGATAATCCGCGCTATGCGCTTGCGATTATTGTCGATCATGGGGGGTTCGGAGGCTCAGTTGCAGCACCCCTTGCTAAAAAGATTATGCTGGCTTGTAAAGAATTTAAACCAGCAGAGCTTGTGTAAGTGTTTTGCAAGCCTGTACATATAGATATTTTTACACAGTTTTTCTAACGCTTTTCTTTTTCATGCGTAGGCTTTGAGTGTTCCCTTTATTAATTGACATCTTATATTTAATGCAATAGATTATCTATGTTGAAGCTGATTTAGCTGCAAAGTCTGTTTATAATTGTGTATTTAAATTGTTAATTCTATTTATATAAGGAAATAAAATGTCAGGACTTTTACCTCCCAATCCAAACCCAAATCCTAATCCTAATCCTAATCCTAATCCGAACCCAAATCCTGTAGGAGCTTTGATCAATTCTGCCCCTCCAAAAAGACCTGTTGAATCAGCAGAACAGCCTCCTAAAAGGCTTCATATTTCCGTCAGGCCTGGGTCAGTGACTGTGACACATATTGAAAATCGAACTGTTGCGGCTCCTGCCGTAGCTTTAACGCCTCAGCAGTCTCTTGATAAGGCTCAATCTTTCAAGGCGCAGAGTCTTCAGGCTACAGTTTATGAAGACTATAGTCGTTTGCAACGGGAGGCTTTGGACCTTATTTGGGGTGTGTTTGAAGAAGGTAATCCTAGTGGTTCAAGGGAATCTTCTATCGCTTTACACATGCTCATATCAGAATTTAATCTCAATTCTGGTCACACAGCTTTTCAGGATAGGTTGAAAATGGCTTCGTGGTACGTGCATCGTCAGGTAGATTTCGGGCTTATGCTTTTAGATCAGAAAATTAGAGCTCTGCAAAAAAACGTTCCATTTGAGTCTAATGTCAATTTTTGTTTAAAGCTGTATGCTGTTTTGGAAAAAAATTCTGAGATTTCTAAATCTCTCGTTGCTATGGCTCTTAAAATTCGGCTTCAATCACGATTACTTGTTGAAGCTAAAAAAATGAAATCTATTTACAAGGCAGCACATAGATCTGAAAGTGCCGCAAAGTCGACCATCCGGGTTGGATATGATCGTTCTATGAATTTAGCCTTCAAGATATGGAATAGTCTTAAGGTGGATAGTACCGAGGCAGTGATTAAGCTTGGACATTGCTATTTCGCAGGACTTGGGGTC
This window of the Alphaproteobacteria bacterium genome carries:
- the mrdA gene encoding penicillin-binding protein 2, producing MDFDHDKFHIFQRRSILIGAFKGLLLSAVLGRMFYLQVIEGQKYKTMAEKNRISVRPISPGRGLIVDLKEEILARNDQNFSAFFLREKTDDVEKSLSAFVKLLHLTDGEQERIRRFLKSRKKFLPVLLKENLTWEQVAKIQFAMPHLPGIFIDVGEIRSYPYKGLLAHLLGYVGSISPEEQKKNPDPIYTIPGMKIGRSGIESAFDNQLRGTPGAKQLEVNALGRVVRELAHDPGKIGKKVQLTIHLGLQQRIGELLQEHQSGSCVVMDAQTGAVYGCVSHPGYDPNLFVGGISDTSWKQFLEDPARPLTNKVIAGQYAPGSIFKMTIALAALEHNAVNKNHQVFCKGYIDYGNHRFHCVHKHGCGTVNFHRAIQKSCDSFFYDLGGRLSIDQIAKTARMLGYGQKYDLGLTGESPGLIPDKAWKIKKHGVPWVGGDTINASIGQGYILVTPLQIAVMTARFANGGKAVTPYFVRQVDNELVHPVKFPELDFNPENIDIIVDGMKAVVQPDGTGKHAFIEDPSFQMGGKTATTQVKRISMEDREKGLVGNEHRPWHHRDHAMFTCFGPTDNPRYALAIIVDHGGFGGSVAAPLAKKIMLACKEFKPAELV